Proteins encoded within one genomic window of Macrotis lagotis isolate mMagLag1 chromosome 3, bilby.v1.9.chrom.fasta, whole genome shotgun sequence:
- the LRRC55 gene encoding leucine-rich repeat-containing protein 55, whose translation MGSSGPCCCWQRTDMGPLWAQLLRPCSPKPALLLASLLLATGLALADAVTSCPVLCACRSQVVDCSSQRLFSVPPDLPLDTRNLSLAHNRIATVPPGYLTCYGELRALDLRNNSLVELPPGLFLHAKRLAHLDLSYNNLSHIPADMFLEAQGLVRIDLSHNPWLRKVHPQAFQGLAQLRELDLSFGGLAFLSLEALEGLPGLVTLQIGGNPWVCGCTMEPLLKWLRNKIQRCTADSQLAECRGPPEVEGAPLFSLTEESFKACHLTLTLDDYLFIAFVGFVVSIASVATNFLLGITANCCHRWNKASEEEEI comes from the exons ATGGGCTCCTCGGGGCCATGCTGCTGCTGGCAGAGGACTGACATGGGGCCCCTCTGGGCCCAGCTGCTCCGGCCCTGCTCTCCCAAGCCGGCCCTGCTCCTGGCCTCACTCCTCCTGGCGACGGGGCTGGCCCTGGCCGACGCGGTCACCAGCTGCCCGGTCCTGTGTGCCTGTCGCAGCCAAGTGGTCGACTGCAGCAGCCAGCGCCTTTTTTCTGTGCCTCCCGACCTCCCACTGGACACTCGAAACCTCAGCCTTGCCCACAATCGCATCGCCACCGTCCCACCGGGCTACCTTACCTGCTATGGCGAGCTCCGGGCACTGGACCTGCGGAACAACTCCCTGGTAGAGCTGCCCCCCGGGCTCTTCCTCCATGCTAAGAGACTGGCCCACTTGGACTTGAGTTACAACAACCTCAGCCACATCCCTGCAGACATGTTCCTCGAGGCTCAAGGCCTGGTTCGCATTGACCTGAGCCACAACCCTTGGCTGAGAAAAGTCCACCCACAGGCCTTCCAGGGTCTGGCCCAGCTCCGAGAGCTTGACCTCAGCTTTGGAGGCCTGGCCTTCCTCAGCCTCGAGGCCCTGGAGGGCCTTCCTGGGCTAGTGACCCTGCAGATTGGAGGGAACCCCTGGGTATGTGGCTGCACCATGGAGCCCCTCCTGAAGTGGCTGAGAAATAAGATCCAGCGCTGCACGGCAG ATTCCCAGTTGGCCGAGTGCCGGGGTCCCCCAGAAGTGGAGGGTGCCCCACTGTTCTCCCTCACAGAGGAAAGCTTCAAAGCTTGTCACCTCACCTTGACGCTGGATGATTACCTATTTATTGCCTTCGTGGGCTTTGTGG